In the Cellulomonas sp. C5510 genome, ACCCGGCGCCAGAACGAGTTCCAGCTGATCGCCGCGTCCGCGGCGGAGGCCGGCATCACGGTCACCCCGTACCAGGTCCAGTCCGACTGGGGCACCGACCTGTCCAACGCGACCTCCTACTACGACGCGGCCCTGTTCGGCTGGCAGTCGCAGTCGACGGCCGTCACGGAGTCGGACGCCAACTACCGGACCGACGCGACGAACAACTTCTACGGGTACTCGAACCCGGAGGTCGACTCGCTGTTCGACGAGCTCCAGGTCTCGACCGACCCCGACGAGCAGGGTGAGCTGCTCGGCCAGATCGAGAAGCACCTGGTCGACGACGCGTTCGGCGTGACCCTGTTCCAGTTCCCGGGCGTCACCGCCTGGAACCCGGAGAAGATCGACGGGATCTCGAAGATCTCGATCAACCCGACGATCTTCGCGGGCTTCTGGAACTGGACCCCGGGCTCGGCCGCCTCGGCGAGCTGACCCACCCAGCGCACGACCGGCACGTCCCGCCGGTGCCTCCCCGAGGCGCCGGCGGGACGGCCGCCCAGAACCACACCGAAGGGCGCCGCGGCACCCCCGCCCGGCGCCCTTCGCGTGCTCGGACCCGACCCGGGCCACGAGTACGTGCGGACGTGAGGCTAGGATCCCTCTTCGTCCGCGGCATCCTTTCCGTGAGCGAGGTCCCCTCCCCGTGCTGAGATTCCTCTGGCGCCGCTTCCTTGCGGGGCTGGCCACGTTGTTCGTGGCTCTGTTCCTGATGTTCATCCTGGTCAACGCCGCGGTCGACCCGCTGCAGGACCTGCGGGAGAGCACGGCGCCCAACAAGGCCCAGCTCATCGAGGCCCGCATCGACCAGCTCGACCTCGAGACGAACGTCGTCATCCGGTTCTTCCGGTGGATCGGGAACTTCGTGACCGGTGACTGGGGCGTCGCCTGGCGCACGGGTCAGGACGTCCGACCGCTCATCGGCGACGCGATCGGCTCGACGCTCGAGCTGGTGACCGCCGCGACGTTCCTCGCGCTGATCCTCGGCGTGTTCGTCGGCATCGTCAGCGCGCTGCGCCAGTACAGCGCGTTCGACTACCTGATCATCTTCGTGTCGTTCCTGCTGTACTCGCTGCCGTCCTTCTGGGTCGCCGTCCTGCTCAAGCAGTGGGGCGCCATCGGCTTCAACGACTTCCTGCGGGACCCGACCATCGCCTGGCCCGTGCTGATCGCCCTGTCGGCGGTCGCCGGTGTCGTCTGGATGCTGGCGATCGGCGGGTCGACACGCCGCCGCGCGCAGGTCTTCGGGATCGCGACCGCCGCGACCTTCTCGATGTTCGCCTACCTGCAGCTCGCCGACTGGTGGTCGCGGCCGCAGATCGGCCCGGTGCTGCTGCTGGTGCTCGGCGTCGGGACGGCCCTCGCCGTGACGATGGTGTCCGCGGGCCTGGAGAACCGCCGCGCGCTGTTCACGACGCTGACGGTCGCGCTGCTCGGTGTCGCCCTGTACTTCCCGATGGGGTCCTTCTTCAAGGCGGTCGACGAGTCGCACCTGCTGATCGCGGGACTCGCGGTCGTGACCCTGGCGGTCGGCTGGGGGGTCGGCATGCTGTTCGGCGGCCCGGACCGCGGCGTCTCGGCCCGCGCCGGGGCGATCACCGCGATCGTCGTCGGCGCGCTGATCTTCGTCGACCAGGTCATGAAGGTCTGGGTGCCGTACTTCAACGCGCTGAGCGGCCGTCCCATCCCGACGTTCGGCGACCGCACGCCGAACCTCGGCGGCAACTACTGGGTGCAGACGCTCGACTCGTTCACGCACCTGATCCTGCCGACGCTGACGCTGATCCTCATCGCGTTCGCGGCGTACACCCGGTACTCCCGCTCGAGCATGCTCGAGGTGATGAACCAGGACTACATCCGCACCGCGCGCGCCAAGGGCCTGCCGGAGCGGCTCGTCGTGGTCCGCCACGGGTTCCGCAACACGCTGATCCCGCTGGCGACGGTCGTCCCCATCGACGTCATCACCCTCATCGGCGGCGCGATCATCACCGAGGCCGTGTTCGCGCGGCCCGGCATGGGTCAGCTCTTCGTGCAGTCGCTGCAGAACGCCGAGATGGACCCGGTGATGGCCTACCTGTTCATCACCGCGGCCCTCGCGATCATCGCGAACATCGTGGCTGACATCATCTACGCGGTCGTCGACCCCCGGATCCGGTTGGACGCATGAGCACCCAGAACCCCACCCCCCCGTCCGGCGGCGACCAGCCGACGGAGCACCTTGAGAACGCGATCGAGCTCCACGAGGTCGCGGGCCTGTCCCAGGGGCAGATCGTCCGGCGCCGGTTCTTCCGGCACAAGGGCGCGATGATCGGCCTCGGCGTGCTCGTCGCGGTGATCCTGCTGGCGTTCAGCTCGGTCGGCTTCGGCCCCGTCCCCGGCTGGTGGAAGTACACCGGCGCGCCGGACCCGCAGAACATCACGAACCCGGGCGGCAGCCCGACGCTGTCCCTGCCG is a window encoding:
- a CDS encoding ABC transporter permease, which gives rise to MLRFLWRRFLAGLATLFVALFLMFILVNAAVDPLQDLRESTAPNKAQLIEARIDQLDLETNVVIRFFRWIGNFVTGDWGVAWRTGQDVRPLIGDAIGSTLELVTAATFLALILGVFVGIVSALRQYSAFDYLIIFVSFLLYSLPSFWVAVLLKQWGAIGFNDFLRDPTIAWPVLIALSAVAGVVWMLAIGGSTRRRAQVFGIATAATFSMFAYLQLADWWSRPQIGPVLLLVLGVGTALAVTMVSAGLENRRALFTTLTVALLGVALYFPMGSFFKAVDESHLLIAGLAVVTLAVGWGVGMLFGGPDRGVSARAGAITAIVVGALIFVDQVMKVWVPYFNALSGRPIPTFGDRTPNLGGNYWVQTLDSFTHLILPTLTLILIAFAAYTRYSRSSMLEVMNQDYIRTARAKGLPERLVVVRHGFRNTLIPLATVVPIDVITLIGGAIITEAVFARPGMGQLFVQSLQNAEMDPVMAYLFITAALAIIANIVADIIYAVVDPRIRLDA